One segment of Solanum lycopersicum chromosome 1, SLM_r2.1 DNA contains the following:
- the LOC101250831 gene encoding DEAD-box ATP-dependent RNA helicase 41 isoform X3 yields MPTPVQMQAIPAALARQSLLVSAETGSGKTGSFLIPIVSQCAKFNEEHFPNQQQPLAMVLTPTRELCIQVEDQAKVLGKGLPFKTALVVGGDAMAGQLHRIQQGVSLIVGTPGRLIDLLTKHEIELDTISILVLDEVDCMLQRGFREQVMQIFTALSQPQVLMYSATIPKDVEKMASSMAKKVTVISVGKPNKPNQSVKQLAIWVDSKRKKQKLFDILMSKQHYKPPVIVFVDSRLGADLLSEAITVSTGLKALSIHGEKSMKDRREIVRSFLVGEIPVIVATGVLSRGIDLLTVKQVIVFDMPNSIKEYVHQVGRASRMGEEGTSIVFVNEENKKLFPQLVEALKTSGAAIPRELANSRYSVGSFSAGRGQKKRKLGF; encoded by the coding sequence ATGCCAACTCCTGTTCAAATGCAAGCAATCCCTGCTGCTTTAGCACGGCAAAGCTTGCTTGTTTCAGCGGAGACTGGTTCTGGTAAAACTGGCTCTTTTCTAATTCCTATAGTTTCTCAGTGCGCGAAATTCAATGAAGAGCATTTCCCAAACCAGCAACAACCATTAGCTATGGTTCTCACACCTACGAGAGAACTCTGCATACAAGTAGAGGATCAAGCTAAGGTGCTCGGGAAGGGTTTGCCATTCAAAACTGCATTGGTGGTAGGTGGTGATGCCATGGCAGGACAGCTCCACCGCATCCAGCAGGGAGTATCTTTAATTGTGGGAACTCCTGGAAGGCTCATTGACCTTTTAACGAAACACGAGATTGAACTGGATACTATTTCAATTCTTGTTCTTGATGAAGTTGATTGCATGCTCCAAAGAGGTTTCCGTGAGCAGGTGATGCAGATTTTTACAGCTCTGTCTCAACCTCAAGTGTTAATGTATTCCGCTACAATTCCTAAAGACGTAGAGAAGATGGCAAGCTCAATGGCGAAAAAGGTTACTGTCATCTCTGTTGGGAAGCCAAATAAACCTAATCAGTCTGTCAAGCAGTTAGCTATTTGGGTAGACTCGAAAAGGAAGAAGCAAAagctttttgatattttgatgagCAAGCAGCATTACAAGCCACCAGTTATTGTATTTGTGGATTCTAGACTCGGAGCAGATCTCCTTTCTGAAGCAATAACAGTAAGCACTGGGCTAAAAGCATTATCAATTCACGGTGAGAAATCCATGAAGGATAGGAGAGAAATTGTAAGATCATTTCTAGTTGGAGAAATTCCAGTTATTGTGGCCACAGGAGTGTTGAGTCGAGGAATCGATCTGTTGACTGTAAAACAGGTTATAGTGTTTGATATGCCGAATTCCATCAAGGAGTACGTGCACCAGGTGGGAAGGGCATCTAGAATGGGGGAGGAAGGTACATCAATTGTCTTTGTGAATGAAGAGAACAAGAAACTGTTTCCCCAGTTGGTTGAAGCTCTTAAAACATCCGGTGCTGCGATTCCCCGAGAGCTTGCTAATTCACGGTATTCTGTTGGCTCTTTCTCTGCTGGTAGAGGTCAGAAAAAACGAAAACTTGGTTTCTGA
- the LOC101250831 gene encoding DEAD-box ATP-dependent RNA helicase 41 isoform X2, with protein MESSVAAENDSNPPEDDVKERCWDQREALPGEPRCIVCGRYGEYICDETDDDICSLECKGILLSRLGESRQPTARPCPVKLPATDECYYVRDNGKSEVNPLTTEQTELLRRKLDILVKGDTTPPPILSFASCKLPQKLLENIEVAGYEMPTPVQMQAIPAALARQSLLVSAETGSGKTGSFLIPIVSQCAKFNEEHFPNQQQPLAMVLTPTRELCIQVEDQAKVLGKGLPFKTALVVGGDAMAGQLHRIQQGVSLIVGTPGRLIDLLTKHEIELDTISILVLDEVDCMLQRGFREQVMQIFTALSQPQVLMYSATIPKDVEKMASSMAKKVTVISVGKPNKPNQSVKQLAIWVDSKRKKQKLFDILMSKQHYKPPVIVFVDSRLGADLLSEAITVSTGLKALSIHGEKSMKDRREIVRSFLVGEIPVIVATGVLSRGIDLLTVKQVIVFDMPNSIKEYVHQVGRASRMGEEGTSIVFVNEENKKLFPQLVEALKTSGAAIPRELANSRYSVGSFSAGRGQKKRKLGF; from the exons atgGAAAGTTCTGTAGCTGCAGAAAATGATAGTAATCCCCCAG AGGATGATGTGAAGGAGAGGTGTTGGGACCAAAGAGAAGCGCTGCCGGGTGAGCCTCGATGTATCGTATGTGGCCGCTATGGTGAGTACATTTGTGATGAGACTGATGATGATATTTGCAGCTTGGAATGCAAGGGTATATTGTTGTCGCGGCTTGGAGAATCACGGCAACCTACTGCTCGTCCATGCCCTGTGAAGTTACCAGCAactgatgagtgctattatgtaAGGGATAATGGTAAGTCTGAAGTGAATCCGCTAACAACTGAGCAGACTGAACTTCTGAGAAGGAAACTTGATATTCTTGTGAAGGGAGATACTACACCGCCTCCCATCTTGTCATTTGCTTCTTGCAAGCTACCTCAGAAGCTTCTCGAGAATATTGAAGTTGCTGGTTATGAAATGCCAACTCCTGTTCAAATGCAAGCAATCCCTGCTGCTTTAGCACGGCAAAGCTTGCTTGTTTCAGCGGAGACTGGTTCTGGTAAAACTGGCTCTTTTCTAATTCCTATAGTTTCTCAGTGCGCGAAATTCAATGAAGAGCATTTCCCAAACCAGCAACAACCATTAGCTATGGTTCTCACACCTACGAGAGAACTCTGCATACAAGTAGAGGATCAAGCTAAGGTGCTCGGGAAGGGTTTGCCATTCAAAACTGCATTGGTGGTAGGTGGTGATGCCATGGCAGGACAGCTCCACCGCATCCAGCAGGGAGTATCTTTAATTGTGGGAACTCCTGGAAGGCTCATTGACCTTTTAACGAAACACGAGATTGAACTGGATACTATTTCAATTCTTGTTCTTGATGAAGTTGATTGCATGCTCCAAAGAGGTTTCCGTGAGCAGGTGATGCAGATTTTTACAGCTCTGTCTCAACCTCAAGTGTTAATGTATTCCGCTACAATTCCTAAAGACGTAGAGAAGATGGCAAGCTCAATGGCGAAAAAGGTTACTGTCATCTCTGTTGGGAAGCCAAATAAACCTAATCAGTCTGTCAAGCAGTTAGCTATTTGGGTAGACTCGAAAAGGAAGAAGCAAAagctttttgatattttgatgagCAAGCAGCATTACAAGCCACCAGTTATTGTATTTGTGGATTCTAGACTCGGAGCAGATCTCCTTTCTGAAGCAATAACAGTAAGCACTGGGCTAAAAGCATTATCAATTCACGGTGAGAAATCCATGAAGGATAGGAGAGAAATTGTAAGATCATTTCTAGTTGGAGAAATTCCAGTTATTGTGGCCACAGGAGTGTTGAGTCGAGGAATCGATCTGTTGACTGTAAAACAGGTTATAGTGTTTGATATGCCGAATTCCATCAAGGAGTACGTGCACCAGGTGGGAAGGGCATCTAGAATGGGGGAGGAAGGTACATCAATTGTCTTTGTGAATGAAGAGAACAAGAAACTGTTTCCCCAGTTGGTTGAAGCTCTTAAAACATCCGGTGCTGCGATTCCCCGAGAGCTTGCTAATTCACGGTATTCTGTTGGCTCTTTCTCTGCTGGTAGAGGTCAGAAAAAACGAAAACTTGGTTTCTGA
- the LOC101250831 gene encoding DEAD-box ATP-dependent RNA helicase 41 isoform X1: MESSVAAENDSNPPDITHGLSAYGIASLMSASEDDVKERCWDQREALPGEPRCIVCGRYGEYICDETDDDICSLECKGILLSRLGESRQPTARPCPVKLPATDECYYVRDNGKSEVNPLTTEQTELLRRKLDILVKGDTTPPPILSFASCKLPQKLLENIEVAGYEMPTPVQMQAIPAALARQSLLVSAETGSGKTGSFLIPIVSQCAKFNEEHFPNQQQPLAMVLTPTRELCIQVEDQAKVLGKGLPFKTALVVGGDAMAGQLHRIQQGVSLIVGTPGRLIDLLTKHEIELDTISILVLDEVDCMLQRGFREQVMQIFTALSQPQVLMYSATIPKDVEKMASSMAKKVTVISVGKPNKPNQSVKQLAIWVDSKRKKQKLFDILMSKQHYKPPVIVFVDSRLGADLLSEAITVSTGLKALSIHGEKSMKDRREIVRSFLVGEIPVIVATGVLSRGIDLLTVKQVIVFDMPNSIKEYVHQVGRASRMGEEGTSIVFVNEENKKLFPQLVEALKTSGAAIPRELANSRYSVGSFSAGRGQKKRKLGF, encoded by the exons atgGAAAGTTCTGTAGCTGCAGAAAATGATAGTAATCCCCCAG ATATAACACACGGTTTAAGTGCTTATGGGATTGCTTCGTTGATGTCTGCTTCAGAGGATGATGTGAAGGAGAGGTGTTGGGACCAAAGAGAAGCGCTGCCGGGTGAGCCTCGATGTATCGTATGTGGCCGCTATGGTGAGTACATTTGTGATGAGACTGATGATGATATTTGCAGCTTGGAATGCAAGGGTATATTGTTGTCGCGGCTTGGAGAATCACGGCAACCTACTGCTCGTCCATGCCCTGTGAAGTTACCAGCAactgatgagtgctattatgtaAGGGATAATGGTAAGTCTGAAGTGAATCCGCTAACAACTGAGCAGACTGAACTTCTGAGAAGGAAACTTGATATTCTTGTGAAGGGAGATACTACACCGCCTCCCATCTTGTCATTTGCTTCTTGCAAGCTACCTCAGAAGCTTCTCGAGAATATTGAAGTTGCTGGTTATGAAATGCCAACTCCTGTTCAAATGCAAGCAATCCCTGCTGCTTTAGCACGGCAAAGCTTGCTTGTTTCAGCGGAGACTGGTTCTGGTAAAACTGGCTCTTTTCTAATTCCTATAGTTTCTCAGTGCGCGAAATTCAATGAAGAGCATTTCCCAAACCAGCAACAACCATTAGCTATGGTTCTCACACCTACGAGAGAACTCTGCATACAAGTAGAGGATCAAGCTAAGGTGCTCGGGAAGGGTTTGCCATTCAAAACTGCATTGGTGGTAGGTGGTGATGCCATGGCAGGACAGCTCCACCGCATCCAGCAGGGAGTATCTTTAATTGTGGGAACTCCTGGAAGGCTCATTGACCTTTTAACGAAACACGAGATTGAACTGGATACTATTTCAATTCTTGTTCTTGATGAAGTTGATTGCATGCTCCAAAGAGGTTTCCGTGAGCAGGTGATGCAGATTTTTACAGCTCTGTCTCAACCTCAAGTGTTAATGTATTCCGCTACAATTCCTAAAGACGTAGAGAAGATGGCAAGCTCAATGGCGAAAAAGGTTACTGTCATCTCTGTTGGGAAGCCAAATAAACCTAATCAGTCTGTCAAGCAGTTAGCTATTTGGGTAGACTCGAAAAGGAAGAAGCAAAagctttttgatattttgatgagCAAGCAGCATTACAAGCCACCAGTTATTGTATTTGTGGATTCTAGACTCGGAGCAGATCTCCTTTCTGAAGCAATAACAGTAAGCACTGGGCTAAAAGCATTATCAATTCACGGTGAGAAATCCATGAAGGATAGGAGAGAAATTGTAAGATCATTTCTAGTTGGAGAAATTCCAGTTATTGTGGCCACAGGAGTGTTGAGTCGAGGAATCGATCTGTTGACTGTAAAACAGGTTATAGTGTTTGATATGCCGAATTCCATCAAGGAGTACGTGCACCAGGTGGGAAGGGCATCTAGAATGGGGGAGGAAGGTACATCAATTGTCTTTGTGAATGAAGAGAACAAGAAACTGTTTCCCCAGTTGGTTGAAGCTCTTAAAACATCCGGTGCTGCGATTCCCCGAGAGCTTGCTAATTCACGGTATTCTGTTGGCTCTTTCTCTGCTGGTAGAGGTCAGAAAAAACGAAAACTTGGTTTCTGA